From Coffea arabica cultivar ET-39 chromosome 2e, Coffea Arabica ET-39 HiFi, whole genome shotgun sequence, the proteins below share one genomic window:
- the LOC113733368 gene encoding 3-ketoacyl-CoA synthase 1-like: MATNSSSDSMNSSIEMDKERLTAEVAFKDSSSVVIKIRRKLPDFLTSVKLKYVKLGLGYVYSCNPPANVLMFLLILPLFLATLIQTADLIRFDRLSSHLLRVVLLRTTTSISDLHQVVVAEAVDVNDSRVAGLTCSVVLMLLLGLYLATRPRPIYLVDFACYKPEDQRKMSVDSFLKMTEDNGAFGDDSLQFQRRVSVRSGLGDDTYLPRGITSSPPNLCMEEARAEAEAVMFGALDSLFAKTGVRPQDIGVLIVNCSLFNPTPSLSSMIVNHYRLRANIKSYNLGGMGCSAGLISIDLAKHLLLKGNPNTYALVVSTENITLNWYFGNDRSMLLCNCIFRMGGAAVLLSNRSMDRSRSKYQLVHTVRTHKGADDNSYNCVYQREDEKGTVGVSLARELMVVAGDALKTNITTLGPLVLPLSEQLMFFLTLVKRTVLRARRVKPYIPDFKLAFEHFCIHAGGRAVLDELQKNLNLSDWHMEPSRMTLHRFGNTSSSSLWYELAYTEAKGRVSKGHRVWQIAFGSGFKCNSAVWRALRPISSVAAAGDDDDCKANPWADCIHRYPVKVAAALA; the protein is encoded by the coding sequence ATGGCTACGAACAGCAGCAGCGATAGCATGAATAGCAGCATAGAAATGGACAAGGAGAGATTGACGGCGGAGGTGGCGTTCAAGGACTCGTCTTCCGTGGTTATCAAAATCCGGCGCAAGTTACCCGACTTCTTGACTTCCGTGAAGCTCAAATACGTGAAATTGGGATTAGgatatgtatattcatgtaaCCCCCCGGCCAATGTTCTCATGTTCCTCCTCATTTTGCCCCTCTTTCTTGCCACTCTCATCCAAACAGCCGATTTGATCAGGTTCGACCGCCTGTCGTCTCATCTTCTGCGAGTAGTCTTATTGCGGACCACCACCAGCATTTCTGATCTTCATCAGGTGGTGGTAGCGGAGGCGGTCGACGTGAATGACAGCAGGGTCGCCGGTCTGACTTGCTCGGTGGTGCTGATGTTGTTGTTAGGCTTATACTTGGCCACCCGCCCTCGCCCCATTTATTTGGTCGACTTCGCTTGCTACAAGCCCGAAGACCAACGCAAGATGTCGGTGGATTCATTCTTGAAGATGACCGAGGATAACGGAGCCTTCGGCGACGACAGCCTTCAGTTCCAGAGGAGAGTATCAGTCCGTTCGGGCCTGGGCGACGATACCTATCTCCCCAGGGGCATCACCTCCAGTCCCCCCAACCTGTGCATGGAAGAAGCCCGGGCAGAGGCGGAGGCGGTCATGTTCGGGGCCCTGGATTCCCTCTTCGCCAAAACAGGAGTCAGACCTCAGGACATCGGCGTCCTCATCGTCAACTGCAGCTTGTTCAACCCCACTCCCTCTCTCTCCTCCATGATCGTCAACCACTACAGGCTGAGAGCGAACATCAAGAGCTACAACCTAGGGGGAATGGGGTGCAGCGCAGGCCTCATCTCCATCGACCTGGCCAAGCACCTCCTCCTCAAAGGCAACCCAAACACCTACGCCCTGGTAGTCAGCACCGAGAACATCACCCTCAACTGGTACTTCGGCAACGACCGCTCCATGCTTCTGTGCAACTGCATCTTCCGCATGGGGGGCGCTGCCGTGCTCCTCTCCAACAGGTCCATGGACAGGTCCCGCTCCAAGTACCAGCTTGTGCACACGGTTCGGACCCACAAGGGGGCGGACGACAACAGCTACAACTGCGTCTACCAGAGAGAAGACGAGAAAGGGACGGTGGGGGTGTCCCTAGCTCGGGAGCTCATGGTCGTGGCTGGGGACGCTCTGAAGACCAACATAACCACACTGGGGCCTCTGGTGTTGCCCCTGTCGGAGCAGTTGATGTTCTTCCTTACCCTGGTAAAGAGGACGGTGTTGAGGGCCAGGAGAGTGAAGCCATACATCCCAGACTTCAAGCTGGCCTTCGAGCATTTCTGCATCCACGCGGGGGGGAGAGCAGTGCTGGATGAGCTGCAGAAGAACTTGAACCTCTCCGACTGGCACATGGAGCCCTCCAGGATGACCCTCCACCGCTTCGGCAACACCTCCAGCAGCTCCCTGTGGTACGAGCTGGCCTACACCGAAGCCAAAGGCCGGGTGTCCAAGGGCCATAGGGTGTGGCAAATTGCTTTTGGATCGGGCTTTAAGTGTAACAGCGCCGTCTGGAGAGCCCTCAGGCCAATTTCCTCTGTTGCTGCTGCTGGGGATGATGATGACTGCAAGGCTAACCCCTGGGCCGACTGCATCCATCGATACCCGGTGAAGGTTGCCGCCGCACTTGCATAG